In Chrysemys picta bellii isolate R12L10 chromosome 3, ASM1138683v2, whole genome shotgun sequence, a single genomic region encodes these proteins:
- the EEF1A1 gene encoding elongation factor 1-alpha 1 — translation MGKEKTHINIVVIGHVDSGKSTTTGHLIYKCGGIDKRTIEKFEKEAAEMGKGSFKYAWVLDKLKAERERGITIDISLWKFETSKYYVTIIDAPGHRDFIKNMITGTSQADCAVLIVAAGVGEFEAGISKNGQTREHALLAYTLGVKQLIVGVNKMDSTEPPYSQKRYEEIVKEVSTYIKKIGYNPDTVAFVPISGWNGDNMLEPSSNMPWFKGWKVTRKDGNASGTTLLEALDSILPPTRPTDKPLRLPLQDVYKIGGIGTVPVGRVETGILKPGMVVTFAPVNVTTEVKSVEMHHEALSEALPGDNVGFNVKNVSVKDVRRGNVAGDSKNDPPMEAAGFTAQVIILNHPGQISAGYAPVLDCHTAHIACKFAELKEKIDRRSGKKLEDGPKFLKSGDAAIVDMVPGKPMCVESFSDYPPLGRFAVRDMRQTVAVGVIKAVDKKAAGAGKVTKSAQKAQKAK, via the exons ATGGGCAAGGAGAAAACCCACATCAACATCGTCGTCATCGGCCATGTCGACTCCGGCAAGTCCACCACCACCGGGCACCTCATCTACAAGTGCGGGGGCATCGACAAGAGGACCATCGAGAAGTTCGAGAAGGAAGCTGCGGAG atgggcaaaGGTTCCTTCAAATATGCCTGGGTTTTGGACAAGCTGAAGGCTGAGCGTGAGCGTGGTATCACAATTGATATTTCTTTGTGGAAATTTGAAACAAGCAAGTACTATGTCACCATCATTGATGCTCCTGGACACAGAGATTTCATCAAAAACATGATTACTGGCACCTCCCAA GCTGACTGTGCTGTCCTTATTGTTGCTGCTGGTGTTGGTGAGTTTGAAGCTGGTATCTCCAAGAATGGGCAGACTCGTGAACATGCCCTTCTGGCCTACACACTGGGTGTAAAACAGCTGATTGTTGGTGTGAACAAGATGGATTCCACTGAGCCACCGTACAGCCAGAAGAGATACGAAGAAATTGTCAAAGAAGTCAGCACTTACATTAAGAAAATTGGCTACAATCCAGACACTGTAGCTTTTGTACCAATTTCTGGTTGGAACGGAGACAATATGTTGGAGCCTAGCTCTAAT ATGCCCTGGTTTAAGGGATGGAAGGTTACCCGTAAGGATGGCAATGCCAGTGGAACTACCCTGCTAGAAGCTTTGGATAGTATACTGCCACCAACTCGTCCAACTGACAAGCCACTGCGTTTACCTCTGCAAGATGTCTACAAAATTGGTG gtATTGGTACTGTTCCAGTTGGTCGTGTGGAAACTGGCATCCTGAAGCCAGGCATGGTGGTAACATTTGCCCCTGTCAATGTAACAACTGAAGTAAAATCTGTTGAGATGCATCATGAGGCTTTGAGTGAAGCTCTGCCTGGTGACAATGTTGGCTTCAATGTCAAGAACGTGTCTGTGAAAGATGTTCGCCGTGGTAATGTTGCTGGTGACAGCAAGAATGACCccccaatggaagctgctggctTCACTGCCCAG GTCATCATCCTGAACCACCCAGGCCAAATTAGTGCTGGTTATGCCCCTGTGCTGGATTGCCACACTGCTCACATTGCTTGCAAATTTGCTGAACTGAAAGAGAAAATTGATCGTCGTTCTGGTAAGAAATTGGAAGATGGTCCTAAATTCCTGAAATCTGGAGATGCTGCCATCGTTGACATGGTCCCAGGCAAACCCATGTGTGTTGAGAGCTTCTCGGACTACCCTCCTCTGG GTCGTTTTGCTGTGCGTGACATGAGACAGACTGTTGCTGTTGGTGTCATCAAGGCAGTTGATAAGAAAGCTGCTGGAGCTGGCAAGGTCACAAAGTCCGCCCAGAAGGCTCAGAAGGCTAAATGA